The following are encoded together in the Microcoleus sp. FACHB-68 genome:
- a CDS encoding DUF427 domain-containing protein, with amino-acid sequence MSRERIEPSPGQESVWDYPRPPRLEDSSKHIKVIFNGITIADTHRAKRVLETSHPPVYYIPPEDIKMEYLSKTPQSSFCEWKGRAGYYTVSAGDQQVRDAGWFYPNPTPAFASLKDYVAFYPSRMEACYVDGEKVQPQPGDFYGGWITSEIVGPFKGGAGTWGW; translated from the coding sequence GTGAGCCGCGAACGTATCGAACCTAGTCCAGGACAAGAATCAGTCTGGGATTATCCACGTCCCCCTCGCTTGGAGGACTCGTCTAAGCATATTAAAGTAATTTTTAATGGCATTACAATTGCTGACACGCACCGCGCTAAACGGGTATTAGAAACCAGTCACCCGCCGGTTTATTATATTCCCCCAGAAGATATTAAGATGGAGTATCTTTCTAAGACTCCCCAATCAAGTTTTTGTGAATGGAAAGGACGTGCCGGCTACTATACGGTGAGTGCCGGTGATCAGCAAGTACGAGATGCCGGTTGGTTTTATCCAAATCCAACACCGGCTTTTGCTTCTCTTAAAGATTATGTTGCTTTTTATCCGAGTCGGATGGAAGCTTGTTATGTGGATGGTGAAAAAGTGCAGCCACAGCCTGGAGATTTTTACGGCGGCTGGATTACAAGTGAGATTGTTGGGCCATTTAA
- a CDS encoding Ycf34 family protein: protein MCICVNCHYVDRCLTYNAVETQHEERHLTETPDFEPIEPTINVNIRPRGDEIEMEWDVVGCASFKQEMGKWAKLRPGELIPT from the coding sequence ATGTGTATTTGTGTTAACTGCCACTATGTAGACCGTTGCCTGACTTATAATGCCGTCGAAACCCAGCATGAAGAACGTCACCTTACTGAAACCCCAGATTTTGAACCGATTGAACCCACGATTAATGTTAATATTCGTCCGCGTGGGGATGAAATTGAAATGGAATGGGATGTTGTAGGGTGTGCGAGTTTTAAGCAAGAGATGGGCAAGTGGGCAAAATTGCGTCCGGGCGAGCTGATCCCTACTTAG